The genomic stretch GGAGATGAACCTCCCTGGAATCTCCCAGAACCACAAAGCCCTGCCCATGCCCCTGGAACTTCTCCATGATCTCTTGTCCCAGGGGCTGCCTGCCAGGGATTCCCTGCCCTCTGGAGATTTTATCCAGGAATTTTATCTCCTTTGTGGAGAGGCTCGGACCAGGCTCTTGTTTGCCTGTGGATAGACCGTACCACCTGTTGGGAACCAACTCATATATCTCAGTTGGACCTTAGAGGGCAACAACCCTCAAAGAAATCTGGCCAGGCATCCCACTGAGAGGCCAGTTGAACTCTGCTCCCCGCTGGGGCTGGAACCACTTGGCTGTCCCAGCAGGACGGCTTCCTGCTGCCCCCTCCTGGAGAGCCTGGGGAATGACCCTTAAGGGCGCTGCCCAGACTGGCTTCAGCAAGGAGGGGTGCGCACCCCCATTTCTTGGGCACCTATGTGCCAGACATATTATCTCAGTAGATATTATCTTTTCAGATTTAGAGACTGTCACTCAGAGAGCCAGCAATGGCTGCCCCAGGATGGTACATGCCCGGTCCACCGGGTTGTAAGCCTGAGTTCTTTCCGCTGTGCCTGCACCTGGTGTGCGGGCTGTGAATTAAGCCAGTGATCCTCTGCAGGGGTTCTTGGTCCACActctgcaaagcccctttgaaaGGCCGTATGCTCTCATTTGAGCTAGACAACAACTCTGTTAGGTAGCTTGTGCCGGCATTacaaaatattcccattttacaaatgaggaaaacatgccaaaagaaaaattaagcaacTCATCTAAAGTGAGAGAGGTCAAAGAGCAGTTTTCTGAACCATGTCTGCCTCCTCCTCACCCTTCTTGCCCGTGTTcctcccccgccccaccccatcccagtcTTGTTTCACCGTCCTCTGTGTGCCGGACTGATCCCGGCTCCCGGGTCTGAAAGTCAGGACCGTGCTGTTCTCACCTCCACAGCCCCTGTGGTGCCCAGGTCTTCACGGGGGGCAGCTCTGAAGTCATACAGACCTTACTCAAACCCCAGCTCTGCATTAGCAGCTTTGTGGCCTTGAGAGGTCACCAAATCTCTCCACATCTCAGTTGTATCATCTTGTTGGTTATGATACCAACCTCACTGGGTTGTTATAAGGTTATAATGAGACCATGCAACCTAAATCAGTAAGAACAGCAACAGGTACTCAGAAAGTACCCTGAGAGGAGCACATGCCAGGAAATAGATTAGGGGGTCCTGTTCTCAAAGGCACTTACCATCTGGGGAAATAAGACATATGCATATGGAGAGataaaaaataatgcagaataaTTCCAGAGATGTCATGCGTCAGGAGCCGACTTGTAAATATGTTGGGTTCCAAAATTTCTTAGATTAATTGCTTGATCTGAAAAACACATGGTCCAAACAcccaaccaaaaccaaaaccaaaatcaaaaccaaaaaactAAATGTGATCCCATAAAGATAAAAGTAGAGTTTATGATTTGGTTCCTAGACTAGTCTATCAGCCTATTTAGTCCTTAGTATTGTAATTCTGAAATCctgcaataaaaaaatatataaaatactatcAGTATAGCATGTATAACTAGACAAGCTGGTGCTTGTGGTAAAGCAACTCTGGGTGACAGCAGCAGAAGGATGTGCCCCCAAATAAGTGTCCCCAGTTGGGCAGGGCCTGAGCAGCCCAGTCACTTTGGCTGTGAGTGGCCTTGCCTGTTTACCCCAATGGGCCAACAAGTATTTTTTTCTATGTGTGCCATGAAGGAAAAAAGATTGGAACTCATCTCCGTGGTCCCACAGTTCCTAAACTTCCCCCATCCCTTTGTCTATCAATTCCTCTATTGACTAAGAGCTAGAGAGGGTCCAGCCCAGGTCTTGGCTCCATGACTGTTGAATGAGCCAATGCTGTGGCAGGAGTTGGGTAGGAAGAGAGAGGTTCGGACAGCGCCCTCTGCAGACCCCAGTGTGCAGTGCAGCCTGGAAGGCAGCCCGACGTGCTGCTGCAAGTCCAACATCAGGCAGGCTGCCCAAGCAAGCACCAAATCCCAGGAATGGCAACATCATCCGGGGAGGGCCCGAGCAACATCCATCACAGGGTATTAAAAAGTTGCTGTGACATATAAACCCACCTGTGGTCATATCCATCCTAGCCTTTCCCTGCTTATTACAACTAGCAGCCACCCCGCCAACTCTTTAAGACTGATGCACATAACTGGGCTTTGATTCTCATCCTCTTGCATACTCTCAGGACATCTCTGGATTGCTTCACCTTTCACTTTCTTTCTGGAGgtttcttttgccttttgaaTGTACTCGAGACTCTCTGACATCAAATTAACTGCACACATGCTCTCCCTCACCCCACAGTGCCTTCTAGCCATCACCCTGTTCTTCATTGCAGCCAAAttttgccacacacacaaaattttctgtttatctcCATTTTGTCATCTGTCACTCTTTCTTCAACCCTTTCAAATTTAGCTTCCATCTCTTCCACTCTACCAAAAGGACACTTTCTTAGGTCACCGATGGCTTCACAATTGCTGAACCCAGTGCCAATTCTCAGTCCTTATCTCATGTCACCTCTGGGCAGCACACACACAGCTGATCTTGGTTTCCATCACACCACACCctcctggttaaaaaaaaatgctgccatGAGGTTTGAGAGctgatttgaaaaaaataaaaaaaaaaaacaatgaaaaacagcTAAAATGATAGAGGACAGCCTATGAATTGGGAGCTCTGTTGAGGTACTGACTGtaagaggagaaagaagggaacCTGTATTTACTTAATTTTATCTACAAATTATCCTCAGGCTGttgttactatccccattttaccgatgaggaaactgaggctcagcagaTTGTCTCTTGCTCATGATTTCTAGCCTGGACAACAGCAACAACCAAATTGGTCTCCCTCCAGGTTCTCCCCACTCCCCTTTCACCTACCGACCTATTGACCacaattaattcattcaacagatatttattgagcatctgctccatgccaggtactgtgctaggaACTGGGGGATATGGCAGTggacaaaacatacaaaaaacccAGCCCTCAGAGAGGACACATGACAAGCAAAACAAAtaggtgagaaaagaaaaaaaaaaaaaaaaaggaaaaaaaaaagaaaaaaaccaaataGATGAAATACACAGTAAGATAGAAGGACATATGTGCTGTGGGGGAAAACAGCAGAGGAGTAAGGAGTTGGGGGctgggccctggggtggggggcactgtaATTTTAAATCTTGTAGCCAGAGAAGGTCACTCTGAGGACACTCACTTAAGTACTGAAGGAAGTGAGTAAGGAGGGAGCCATGTCGATAGGACCAGCTCCGTAATTTGTGGGGcccatgcaaaatgaaaatgcaggatccccttttcaaaatgtattaagAATTTCCGGACAGCAGCGGCCAGAGCATTAAACCAGGCGCAGGACCCGTCTAAGCCAGGGCCCTGCGTGACGCTCAGTTTGCCTGCCCGCAAAGTCAGCCCTGCATGCCGATACTTGGGGAgagagcattccagacagagggaaacgtgcaaaggccctgaggtgggaacgTACCTGGAGCATTTAAAGAACAACAAAGAGGCCAGGGCGGCTGGAGCCGTGAGCGAGGGGGAGAGTGGCAGAAGAGGGTATCAGAGAGGTGCCAGGGCagggggggagtgggggggtggaTCACTTGGGGTCTTGTATCCCAGTGTGAGGGCTTGGCTCTTCCATGGCAAGAGATGGGGGGCCACTGCAGGGTTTGAAGCCAAGGAAAGACCGTTAGAGTGCTCTTataaaaacatatatctgatCTTGTCATTCCCAGACTTAAAACCATCCAGAGGCTTCCCATTGCAGTCAGGATAAAATTCAGACTTGTCAGCCTTGGCTTCATGGTTTCCTATGAGCCGGTCCCTTCCTATGCCTCCAGTCTCAGCCTTCTCTCTTCCCACTTCCCTCACCCTCCATTCCAACCTTACCGAAACCCTGACATGCCCAGGCTGGGTCGTGCTGTTTCACGACTCCCCACCCTGCTGCGTGCTGCTCCTTCAGCTGGCatgcccttcccctcctcttcaccCGCCTCCTCCCTGTGCCCCAGACCTTAGCTCAAGCTTCCCCCTTCAGGAATTGAGATAGCCCTCCTTGCATTGCCCACAGCTTCCTCGGCCCTCTCCCCTGAAGGCCAGGACACCACCGCATGCAGGTCTGTATGCCCAGCACAGGATCTGGCAGAGTAGGTGCTTAATCCGTGCCAGGTTGAATGAAAGAGCACAGCTGGCATGGCAGAGCACGCCATCAGAGCCACACGTAGGGGAGGGACCAGGATCAAGCCTAGGCCTGCAGGCTCCAGAGCCTCTAGTCTGGACACAGCACTCGGCTGCCTCCCTTGGTGAAGAGGACACTAGATTGGGCAAAGTGCTCActgagggcttcctggaagagatgGCACCTGATAGGATGGCTGGAAGAGAGGGCATTCCTGCAGGGAGAAATGCACAAGCAAGGAACTAGGGGCTGGCCCTGAGCAGTGTCAGGGAGACCTCCAGGCCCCAGGGGCCGAGGAGGCTGTCCAGGACCCAGGCATGGTCTCTGGGAGCCTTTGAAGATCCTGGGGGAGGCTGCAGAGCAGTCAACTTGTGTCAGGCCCCAGAGGCCGCGGCAGGCAGAGGTGGCTCCACCGGCTGGGACTCGGCCTTGCAGTGGCTCCCATCTCCCACCAGCTGGCTGCTGGGACCTCACAAGAATAAGGAGGTTCTGATAGGCTGGGCCCTGGGCCTTGGAATGTGTCCCTGGGCTGGCCCTCCACGACAGGgtctccccctccccaggctgTACGTGCTGAAGCTGTCAGACGACATCGGGAACTTTGGGGAGGTGCGACTGCCTCTCCTCGGCTGCCTCGGCGTCTCTTGGGTGGTCGTCTTCCTCTGCCTGATCCGCGGGGTCAAGTCTTCAGGGAAAGCAAGTACCCCATCCCCGACAGGCTCAGCGCCCGCCCGGAAAGATCCAGCCTGCCCTGTCGGGCTGTGGTGGGGATGGAGGATCAAGGGACATGGGAGGGGAAGAGAGGCAGGACGGCCAGTGGTGGTCTGGTCGGGGTCGGGGGGCAGGGAGATGGCGCCCGGGGCGGGGAGGGGCCCTGAGGAAGCGTGAGCCAGAGCCCAGCAGAGCCCATCTGCATCCAGGTGGTGTACTTCACGGCCACCTTCCCCTATGTGGTGCTGACCATCCTGTTTGTCCGTGGCGTGACCCTGGAAGGAGCCTTCACGGGCATCATGTACTACCTGACCCCACAGTGGGACAAGATCCTGGAGGCCAAGGTGGGGTGTGGAGGGGGGCCTGAAAGGGGCCGGGGAAAAGGCCGGGGCTGTGCCTGCCTGGGAGCCCAGCTCCTCACCCACTGGCCCTCCCTGCAGGTGTGGGGAGACGCTGCCTCCCAGATCTTCTACTCACTGGGCTGTGCCTGGGGGGGGCTCATCACCATGGCATCCTACAACAAGTTCCACAACAACTGCTACCGGTGAGGCTCCTCCTGCCGGCCCTGCCCTCTCCGCAGCCCGACCCCAGCCCCCCAAGACCCAGAGGGCTCCAGTGCAGCCTCCTGGCCCACCAGGGCCCTCCCCTTCCCACTCGGGCCTTGGGAACCTTGAGGTCTGAATCGAGCCCTTGGAGAATGGAGAGAGAAGCTGtggcaggagaaagaagagggaaggggaaaAATGATGGcgccccggggtgggggtgggggtatgctGTGAGGAGTCAGAGCCTCAGGCTCCTTTTTAAAAGGCCCAGAGCAGACCACAAAATGAGCTGAGGGATACCTTTGCTCCTGGAACTTTCCCTGTCTCCAAGTTTCCCCTTGGCCCGAAATGGGGAGAGGGAAGCAAGCTGGGTCTCCTCACATGCGTCTGTTCTCCTCCTTGCCAGGGACAGCGTCATCATCAGCATCACCAACTGTGCCACCAGCGTCTACGCCGGCTTCGTCATCTTCTCCATCCTTGGCTTCATGGCCAACCACCTGGGCGTGGACGTGTCCCGTGTGGCTGACCACGGCCCCGGCCTGGCCTTCGTGGCTTACCCCGAGGCCCTCACGCTGCTGCCCATCTCCCCGCTCTGGTCCCTGCTCTTCTTCTTCATGCTCATCTTGCTGGGGCTGGGCACACAGGTACGAGAGGCAGGCTGGGGGGCGGCGGCCCAGGACGGAGTGGGCATGGACCGAGGTCGGGCCCTCCTGCTGTGACCCCCGTGTCCTGCAGTTCTGCCTCCTAGAGACACTGGTCACGGCCATCGTGGATGAGGTGGGGAATGAGTGGATCCTGCAGAAGAAGACCTACGTGACCTTGGGTGTGGCAGTGGCTGGCTTCCTGCTGGGCATCCCCCTCACCAGCCAGGTAAGAACCAAGGGAAAGGCTGGGCCGGCGTTGCCAGGGTGTCAAGGGATGACAGGTGGGGGCGCCTGGGCCTTGGGCACCTCCCCAGCTCAGCAGCCTGCTGGCCCACAGGCAGGCATTTACTGGCTGCTGCTGATGGACAACTATGCGGCTAGCTTCTCCCTGGTCATCATCTCCTGCATCATGTGCATGTCCATCATGTACATCTACGGTAAGTACCTGAGCCTGGGtgagctcccccaccccacaccctggCTCCTGGCCTGCCCGCCCTGTCGTGCCAGGCCCCACTGACCTCCTCTCTCTCCAGGACATCGGAATTATTTCCAGGACATCCAGATGATGCTGGGGTTCCCACCACCCCTCTTCTTCCAGATCTGCTGGCGCTTTGTCTCTCCAGCTATCATCTTCGTAAGTCCCTCGGCAGGCCCCTCCCTTCCCCAGCTTCCTCTTCGCCAAGTGTCCTTCTCTTGGGAACCAGTGGAGGGAGGCTGGAGCCTGCCCATCTGTCCGGAGCTCCCCCAGGGGGTTCCAGACAGACGGCTCTGGCTGCTGGGGGCCTGAGGGAGGTTTGGTGGTGCTGGATGAGTGTCTGGAGGCTCAAAACCACCTGGGCCTGGCCTCGGGTTAGGAGGGGAATGGAGAGGCCTGTATCTGACTGAAGCCGGGGCCAGTCCTGGAAGGGGGAAGAGTGGGCTGGCCTCAGTGGAGTGAGTCAGCCCTCCCTGCCTTGCCTTCCTGCCTCGCAGCCCCAGAGGGGCCTCAGGCATCATTATTGACAGTGGTGTCAGCCTCTGTCTGCCTCACCGGGCTCCTCAGATCCCCCAGAGAACAGGTGCTGTGGCTGTGTGGTATGAAGCAGCCCCGGGACCTGTGGAGTCAGATCGTAGGAGTCAGACGTCAGCTCGGGGTCACGGGCACCTACAAAAGCCTTCCAGGCGGTGCAGTGGGTTCACTTGGGAGGGGAGTTCCCAGTTTCCATGAATattcagcagctgggaaactcCCATCAGGGAGCTGAATTGGTGGAGGGAATTCCTGCCCATGAAAGGAAATCCATTCAGATGGCAACAGCtaagatttattgagcactcactatgGGCCAGTGACTTTCTGCACCCTattcatgtattaactcatttaatacaaCTCTCCAAGATATAAATAactgttatcctcattttacagatgaggaaactgaggcacagagatgttaagtcattgacccaaggtcacacagctattgaAGCAGAGCAGCCCAATTTGGAGGCTGTCCGTTGTGCCAGTGCTGTGGTAGAAACAATTCTACAGGTAGAAGAAGTGGTCCCTGGCTAAAAACAATCTGGTTTTGCTCCTTTGTGTTCTGGGGGGAGCAGGTTTGATAGTCTAATGATCATGCTACAGAGACGAAGCAGGGTCACCTCTGAGTGACAGTCGGAGGGGTCATCCAGTGACAAGGGTGCTGTCTGGAGGCATGTTCCAGCCATGCCCAAATCCTCTGAGCTGCAGGGAGCTCTGCACTGGATTTCCACTTTGGCTCATGTTTCTGAATGAAGGCCCCTGAAGGGCTGAGGCCTCCCTCACGTGGAGTGTGGGATATTCCCTGAGCCTGGCACAGGCTCCAGCTCTGGCCACTGGCCCAGGTTTGAAACAAGAGGAGTGGAAGTCTCCTCTAAGTGATGGGAGGCCAATGATGGCAGGCACCGCTGCCCGCTGCCAAGTGCCGTGCCCTGTGGGGGGACATGGCCCAGGCgcaggccctgccctgccctgaggGGAATCTCAGTCTCCACAGCTAGGAGGGAGGGTGCTCCTGGCATTCAGAGGCCTGCAGCCTTGGGGACAGACCCGGGGGTACCTGCCTCGGCAGGTCAGGAGGCAGGCAAGAAGGGGACAAGAAGGGTCTGCAGGGCAGCCTTGGTCTGGGTCTGGGGTCTGCGTGCCCAGGAAGCCAGGCTGGAGGGCCCCAGGCTTTGCAGACACGTCTGTTTCTGGGCTGTCCTATTTTCTTTAAGGGCTTTACTTTACTTCTCTGAAAAGCTCTTTTTGACAAACTCCATCCTTTTTTCAGCTCAACTAAGGGGAAAAGGGTTTGTCCACACTTAAACAGGATCCAGTTCCATTCAGATATTGTGCGTCCCAAGTTGGAGGGAGGTTTTGCCCGCTAGAGTGTGATCCCTGGGGAGGCAGGAGAGGCCTGAACTCCAAATCGCAAGTGAAGAAGGCTCAAGAGGAGGCTGCTGAGCCCTGCTGATGAGCCGTGGCATGCACACACCCAGACCCTCTGGGTGCCTGGACCCCACCCACTGGGGACCCGTGTACCACCTGCCCATCctcttgcttccttcagtttttcctgTTGCTGTGGCCACCGTCTTTATTTCCCATCTCAGTCTCCTCTTCCCAAAGTGGCTCTGTCGTGCAGCCCCAACCTGATGCACCATTTCTAGCCTCTGTAAGCACCCcaagctgtctgtctgtctgtcactGTCTCCACAGTCATAGGCAGGCAGGGCCTTGTTCTataccctcccccaccccaccccatctctcACAAGTCGGTTCAAATCAACAAATGaggctgtgccaggcactgttccccACACTGCAGACCCAGAGCCGATCCAATCCCAGAACCCCCAGGTCTGTGGGAAACAGGGAACATTCCACAAAGTAACTCAAAGAGAAGCAGATGGAAAATGCTATTGAGAGACCCTTCaaagaagagaaatggagaaaaccAGAGAGGATCTTGAAGGAGATGGCATTGGCACAGGGTTTGACAGAGGAGGTGCAGAAGAGGATTCTCCAGAATAAATGTGGGGTGTAAAATCGAGATATTGGTAATGTGGCCAGAAAAATAAGCTGATGTCAGTCATGTTGTGAGGTGAAAGTCTCAAAGGCCAGGGATTTGGCCTTACTTCACTAGGCAATAGGGAGCCATTGCAGGTCTTTGAGCAGATCTGACTGACTTCTAAAGGCAGCAGCAGCTTGATTGTTCCCTGGCCATTTTTTGACTGGGCAAAGTCAGGCCTCTCCCCTTCCACGGTACCTACCTGCCCCCATGCCCTGGACTCCTGATCACACCTTCTTCATCCACTCCATGGTGTCCAGGTGTTGACAGGTGTCCCCACCCAAGTGTCCAAAATGCCAATTTCCAGTTTATGAATCCGGAAAGGTCAGGTGGCCGGCTGACAGGAGGGGTGGCCTGCGGCCTGGGTGGGGCTCTGGGCAGGCCTCACCCCACTCCCATACCTTCCCCCCTGCAGTTCATCCTCATCTTCACAGTGATCCAGTACCAACCCATCACCTACAACCACTACCAGTATCCAGGCTGGGCCGTGGCTATCGGCTTCCTCATGGCTCTGTCCTCTGTCCTTTGCATCCCATTCTACGCCCTGTTCCAGCTCTGCCGCACAGATGGGGACACCCTCTTCCAGGTGAGGAGTAGGGGCAGGCTGGGTCGCCAGGTGAAATTGGGGGAGGCGGAGGATGGGGGTTAAGGGGTCCCTTCTgactcacccccaccccatccctaccTCTCATGCAGCGTTTGAAAAATGCCACCAAGCCAAGCAGAGACTGGGGCCCCGCCCTCCTGGAGCACCGGACTGGGCGCTACACCCCCACCATAGCCCCCTCCCCCGAAGACGGGTTCGAGGTCCAGCCCCTGCACCCAGACAAGGCCCAGATCCCCATGGTGGGCAGTAACGGCTCTGGCCGTCTCCAGGACTCCCGGATATGAGCACAGCTACGGTGGGGGGAgtggccccacccccaccccatgctccCACCACAGAGActggggggaggggcagtggACAGGTGTCGCCCACGTGCCCCTGCCATGGCCTGGCCAGGGCGGCTGCTGTCACTTTGGCCACCACTGCTAGTGTGGTCATTCGTGCTTGTGTCCCCAGTGTTTACAGGTCCTTCGAATGCCAAGATGGTAGCAGGCGGAGGAGGGGCCCAAAGCACTTTGGAGGGGTCTAGAGCCAAGTCCCTGGAGGCCT from Choloepus didactylus isolate mChoDid1 chromosome 2, mChoDid1.pri, whole genome shotgun sequence encodes the following:
- the SLC6A9 gene encoding sodium- and chloride-dependent glycine transporter 1 isoform X1, coding for MRQCRAGAGRGVNERRTHARSQRSARDGRGSGTGGPLLPRTAESVLKVWRGAYNSGLLPQLMAQHPPALAQNGAVPSEATKKDQNLKRGNWGNQIEFVLTSVGYAVGLGNVWRFPYLCYRNGGGAFMFPYFIMLVFCGIPLFFMELSFGQFASQGCLGVWRISPMFKGVGYGMMVVSTYIGIYYNVVICIAFYYFFSSMTHVLPWAYCNNHWNTLDCAGVLDATNLTNGSRPAALPSNLSHVLNHTLQRTSPSEEYWRLYVLKLSDDIGNFGEVRLPLLGCLGVSWVVVFLCLIRGVKSSGKVVYFTATFPYVVLTILFVRGVTLEGAFTGIMYYLTPQWDKILEAKVWGDAASQIFYSLGCAWGGLITMASYNKFHNNCYRDSVIISITNCATSVYAGFVIFSILGFMANHLGVDVSRVADHGPGLAFVAYPEALTLLPISPLWSLLFFFMLILLGLGTQFCLLETLVTAIVDEVGNEWILQKKTYVTLGVAVAGFLLGIPLTSQAGIYWLLLMDNYAASFSLVIISCIMCMSIMYIYGHRNYFQDIQMMLGFPPPLFFQICWRFVSPAIIFFILIFTVIQYQPITYNHYQYPGWAVAIGFLMALSSVLCIPFYALFQLCRTDGDTLFQRLKNATKPSRDWGPALLEHRTGRYTPTIAPSPEDGFEVQPLHPDKAQIPMVGSNGSGRLQDSRI
- the SLC6A9 gene encoding sodium- and chloride-dependent glycine transporter 1 isoform X5, yielding MTGDLSSSSLLGVPSLSLAAAPQNGAVPSEATKKDQNLKRGNWGNQIEFVLTSVGYAVGLGNVWRFPYLCYRNGGGAFMFPYFIMLVFCGIPLFFMELSFGQFASQGCLGVWRISPMFKGVGYGMMVVSTYIGIYYNVVICIAFYYFFSSMTHVLPWAYCNNHWNTLDCAGVLDATNLTNGSRPAALPSNLSHVLNHTLQRTSPSEEYWRLYVLKLSDDIGNFGEVRLPLLGCLGVSWVVVFLCLIRGVKSSGKVVYFTATFPYVVLTILFVRGVTLEGAFTGIMYYLTPQWDKILEAKVWGDAASQIFYSLGCAWGGLITMASYNKFHNNCYRDSVIISITNCATSVYAGFVIFSILGFMANHLGVDVSRVADHGPGLAFVAYPEALTLLPISPLWSLLFFFMLILLGLGTQFCLLETLVTAIVDEVGNEWILQKKTYVTLGVAVAGFLLGIPLTSQAGIYWLLLMDNYAASFSLVIISCIMCMSIMYIYGHRNYFQDIQMMLGFPPPLFFQICWRFVSPAIIFFILIFTVIQYQPITYNHYQYPGWAVAIGFLMALSSVLCIPFYALFQLCRTDGDTLFQRLKNATKPSRDWGPALLEHRTGRYTPTIAPSPEDGFEVQPLHPDKAQIPMVGSNGSGRLQDSRI
- the SLC6A9 gene encoding sodium- and chloride-dependent glycine transporter 1 isoform X4, whose product is MSGGHTRAPSAQPGMAAARGPVAPSSPEQNGAVPSEATKKDQNLKRGNWGNQIEFVLTSVGYAVGLGNVWRFPYLCYRNGGGAFMFPYFIMLVFCGIPLFFMELSFGQFASQGCLGVWRISPMFKGVGYGMMVVSTYIGIYYNVVICIAFYYFFSSMTHVLPWAYCNNHWNTLDCAGVLDATNLTNGSRPAALPSNLSHVLNHTLQRTSPSEEYWRLYVLKLSDDIGNFGEVRLPLLGCLGVSWVVVFLCLIRGVKSSGKVVYFTATFPYVVLTILFVRGVTLEGAFTGIMYYLTPQWDKILEAKVWGDAASQIFYSLGCAWGGLITMASYNKFHNNCYRDSVIISITNCATSVYAGFVIFSILGFMANHLGVDVSRVADHGPGLAFVAYPEALTLLPISPLWSLLFFFMLILLGLGTQFCLLETLVTAIVDEVGNEWILQKKTYVTLGVAVAGFLLGIPLTSQAGIYWLLLMDNYAASFSLVIISCIMCMSIMYIYGHRNYFQDIQMMLGFPPPLFFQICWRFVSPAIIFFILIFTVIQYQPITYNHYQYPGWAVAIGFLMALSSVLCIPFYALFQLCRTDGDTLFQRLKNATKPSRDWGPALLEHRTGRYTPTIAPSPEDGFEVQPLHPDKAQIPMVGSNGSGRLQDSRI
- the SLC6A9 gene encoding sodium- and chloride-dependent glycine transporter 1 isoform X6, whose translation is MVGKGAKGMLNGAVPSEATKKDQNLKRGNWGNQIEFVLTSVGYAVGLGNVWRFPYLCYRNGGGAFMFPYFIMLVFCGIPLFFMELSFGQFASQGCLGVWRISPMFKGVGYGMMVVSTYIGIYYNVVICIAFYYFFSSMTHVLPWAYCNNHWNTLDCAGVLDATNLTNGSRPAALPSNLSHVLNHTLQRTSPSEEYWRLYVLKLSDDIGNFGEVRLPLLGCLGVSWVVVFLCLIRGVKSSGKVVYFTATFPYVVLTILFVRGVTLEGAFTGIMYYLTPQWDKILEAKVWGDAASQIFYSLGCAWGGLITMASYNKFHNNCYRDSVIISITNCATSVYAGFVIFSILGFMANHLGVDVSRVADHGPGLAFVAYPEALTLLPISPLWSLLFFFMLILLGLGTQFCLLETLVTAIVDEVGNEWILQKKTYVTLGVAVAGFLLGIPLTSQAGIYWLLLMDNYAASFSLVIISCIMCMSIMYIYGHRNYFQDIQMMLGFPPPLFFQICWRFVSPAIIFFILIFTVIQYQPITYNHYQYPGWAVAIGFLMALSSVLCIPFYALFQLCRTDGDTLFQRLKNATKPSRDWGPALLEHRTGRYTPTIAPSPEDGFEVQPLHPDKAQIPMVGSNGSGRLQDSRI
- the SLC6A9 gene encoding sodium- and chloride-dependent glycine transporter 1 isoform X7; the encoded protein is MAQHPPALAQNGAVPSEATKKDQNLKRGNWGNQIEFVLTSVGYAVGLGNVWRFPYLCYRNGGGAFMFPYFIMLVFCGIPLFFMELSFGQFASQGCLGVWRISPMFKGVGYGMMVVSTYIGIYYNVVICIAFYYFFSSMTHVLPWAYCNNHWNTLDCAGVLDATNLTNGSRPAALPSNLSHVLNHTLQRTSPSEEYWRLYVLKLSDDIGNFGEVRLPLLGCLGVSWVVVFLCLIRGVKSSGKVVYFTATFPYVVLTILFVRGVTLEGAFTGIMYYLTPQWDKILEAKVWGDAASQIFYSLGCAWGGLITMASYNKFHNNCYRDSVIISITNCATSVYAGFVIFSILGFMANHLGVDVSRVADHGPGLAFVAYPEALTLLPISPLWSLLFFFMLILLGLGTQFCLLETLVTAIVDEVGNEWILQKKTYVTLGVAVAGFLLGIPLTSQAGIYWLLLMDNYAASFSLVIISCIMCMSIMYIYGHRNYFQDIQMMLGFPPPLFFQICWRFVSPAIIFFILIFTVIQYQPITYNHYQYPGWAVAIGFLMALSSVLCIPFYALFQLCRTDGDTLFQRLKNATKPSRDWGPALLEHRTGRYTPTIAPSPEDGFEVQPLHPDKAQIPMVGSNGSGRLQDSRI
- the SLC6A9 gene encoding sodium- and chloride-dependent glycine transporter 1 isoform X3 — encoded protein: MRQCRAGAGRGVNERRTHARSQRSARDGRGSGTGGPLLPRTAESVLKVWRGAYNSGLLPQLMAQHPPALAQNGAVPSEATKKDQNLKRGNWGNQIEFVLTSVGYAVGLGNVWRFPYLCYRNGGGAFMFPYFIMLVFCGIPLFFMELSFGQFASQGCLGVWRISPMFKGVGYGMMVVSTYIGIYYNVVICIAFYYFFSSMTHVLPWAYCNNHWNTLDCAGVLDATNLTNGSRPAALPSNLSHVLNHTLQRTSPSEEYWRLYVLKLSDDIGNFGEVRLPLLGCLGVSWVVVFLCLIRGVKSSGKVVYFTATFPYVVLTILFVRGVTLEGAFTGIMYYLTPQWDKILEAKVWGDAASQIFYSLGCAWGGLITMASYNKFHNNCYRDSVIISITNCATSVYAGFVIFSILGFMANHLGVDVSRVADHGPGLAFVAYPEALTLLPISPLWSLLFFFMLILLGLGTQFCLLETLVTAIVDEVGNEWILQKKTYVTLGVAVAGFLLGIPLTSQAGIYWLLLMDNYAASFSLVIISCIMCMSIMYIYGHRNYFQDIQMMLGFPPPLFFQICWRFVSPAIIFFFLLLWPPSLFPISVSSSQSGSVVQPQPDAPFLASVSTPSCLSVCHCLHSHRQAGPCSIPSPTPPHLSQVGSNQQMRLCQALFPTLQTQSRSNPRTPRSVGNREHSTK
- the SLC6A9 gene encoding sodium- and chloride-dependent glycine transporter 1 isoform X2; this encodes MRQCRAGAGRGVNERRTHARSQRSARDGRGSGTGGPLLPRTESVLKVWRGAYNSGLLPQLMAQHPPALAQNGAVPSEATKKDQNLKRGNWGNQIEFVLTSVGYAVGLGNVWRFPYLCYRNGGGAFMFPYFIMLVFCGIPLFFMELSFGQFASQGCLGVWRISPMFKGVGYGMMVVSTYIGIYYNVVICIAFYYFFSSMTHVLPWAYCNNHWNTLDCAGVLDATNLTNGSRPAALPSNLSHVLNHTLQRTSPSEEYWRLYVLKLSDDIGNFGEVRLPLLGCLGVSWVVVFLCLIRGVKSSGKVVYFTATFPYVVLTILFVRGVTLEGAFTGIMYYLTPQWDKILEAKVWGDAASQIFYSLGCAWGGLITMASYNKFHNNCYRDSVIISITNCATSVYAGFVIFSILGFMANHLGVDVSRVADHGPGLAFVAYPEALTLLPISPLWSLLFFFMLILLGLGTQFCLLETLVTAIVDEVGNEWILQKKTYVTLGVAVAGFLLGIPLTSQAGIYWLLLMDNYAASFSLVIISCIMCMSIMYIYGHRNYFQDIQMMLGFPPPLFFQICWRFVSPAIIFFILIFTVIQYQPITYNHYQYPGWAVAIGFLMALSSVLCIPFYALFQLCRTDGDTLFQRLKNATKPSRDWGPALLEHRTGRYTPTIAPSPEDGFEVQPLHPDKAQIPMVGSNGSGRLQDSRI